Below is a genomic region from Acidimicrobiales bacterium.
GACGGCCACGCACGGCACCGGGCTGCGCTTCGGGAACCTGTCGTCGCAGATCGTCGGGCTGCGGCTCGTCACCGCCGACGGATCGGTGATCGACTGCTCACCCACCCACGAGGCCGAGGTCTTCGACTCCGCCCGCGTCGGGCTCGGGGCGCTCGGCGTGCTGTCCACCGTCACGCTGCAGTGCGAGCCGGCGTTCCGGTTGCACGCCGTGGAGGAGCCCCGCCGGGTCGACGAGGTGCTCGCCGAGCTCGACGAGCTGGTGGAGGGCAACGACCACTTCGAGTTCTTCTGGGTCCCCCACACCGGCTGGGCGCTCACCAAGCGCAACCAGCGCACCGACGAGCCGGCGCAACCCCGGTCACGTCGCAAGGAGTGGATCGACGACGTGCTCGTCACCAACGTGCTGTTCGGCGCCGCCTGCCGGGTGGGACGCTGGCGGCCGTCGCTGGTGCCGCGGGTCGCCAAGCTCGTCCCGAGCAGCGGTCGCGTCGAGTACACCGACCGCTCCGACAAGGTCTTCACCAGCCCCCGGTACGTGCACTTCCTGGAGATGGAGTACGCCATCCCGCGGGAGGCCGTCCCCGAGGCCCTCAACCGGGTCCGTGCCCTGGTCGACCAGCTCGGCATGCAGCTGAGCTTCCCCGTCGAGGTGCGCATGACGGCCGGTGACGAGATCCCGCTCTCGACGGCGCACGGCCGCGAGACTGGCTACGTAGCCGTGCACGTCTACAGAGGTACGCCATTCGACGCTTATTTCACGGGCGTCGAGGGAATCAT
It encodes:
- a CDS encoding D-arabinono-1,4-lactone oxidase encodes the protein MRTGTRGSWTNWGGNQACAPVASARPSTEDELVQTVKDAATLDRRVKVVGAGHSFTAIACTDGVMVDLSDYGRVLGHDAERRTVTVEAGIPLHRLSRELDARGLALQNMGDIDRQTIAGATQTATHGTGLRFGNLSSQIVGLRLVTADGSVIDCSPTHEAEVFDSARVGLGALGVLSTVTLQCEPAFRLHAVEEPRRVDEVLAELDELVEGNDHFEFFWVPHTGWALTKRNQRTDEPAQPRSRRKEWIDDVLVTNVLFGAACRVGRWRPSLVPRVAKLVPSSGRVEYTDRSDKVFTSPRYVHFLEMEYAIPREAVPEALNRVRALVDQLGMQLSFPVEVRMTAGDEIPLSTAHGRETGYVAVHVYRGTPFDAYFTGVEGIMDTYGGRPHWGKMHFQSHETLAPRYPAWDRFQTVRARLDPTGRFANPYLDRVLGPAASAATGPASAGVA